The following proteins are encoded in a genomic region of Bernardetia sp. MNP-M8:
- a CDS encoding nucleoside transporter C-terminal domain-containing protein: MDYLRGLLGMLVLLSVAYAFSSNRKAINWKLVGIGILLQVIFGILITQVPQVAQVFRSVSEGFVKFLSFANDGAKFLFSDLADVPKSGFIFAFQVLPTVIFFSAVTTGLYYLGILQKVSYGIAWLMAKTMGLSGAESLSAAGNIFLGQTEAPLLVRPFIAKMTTSELMCLMTGGMATIAGSVLGSYVAFLGGADLAKQAEVAAQLLSASIMNAPAGIVFAKMLIPETKPELIDSELKVNKETLGANVIDALAIGAGDGLKLALNIGAMLLAFIAVIALLNYMLEVVGDYTTLNAIIAESTDGVFNKLSMEYILGQVFRLAAFVIGVEWADTLQVGSLLGQKTVINEFVAYVSLADLQEKGLISAKSITIATFALCGFSNFSSIAIQIGGIGAMAPNQQANLSRLGLKALLAATLACMMTATIAGALLA; this comes from the coding sequence ATGGATTATTTGAGAGGATTGTTAGGAATGTTGGTTTTGCTAAGCGTGGCTTATGCGTTTTCTAGTAATCGAAAAGCTATAAATTGGAAATTAGTTGGAATTGGTATTCTTTTACAAGTAATTTTTGGAATATTGATTACTCAAGTTCCTCAAGTAGCACAAGTATTCCGAAGTGTAAGTGAAGGATTTGTGAAATTTTTGAGTTTTGCCAACGACGGAGCTAAATTTTTATTTAGTGATTTGGCTGATGTTCCCAAAAGTGGTTTTATATTCGCCTTCCAAGTTTTGCCTACTGTTATTTTCTTCTCTGCTGTAACCACAGGATTGTATTATTTAGGAATTCTTCAAAAAGTATCTTATGGAATTGCTTGGCTGATGGCAAAAACAATGGGGCTTTCAGGTGCAGAAAGTCTTTCAGCAGCAGGAAATATTTTTTTAGGGCAAACAGAAGCTCCTTTACTAGTTCGTCCTTTCATTGCCAAAATGACAACCTCTGAGCTTATGTGTTTGATGACTGGAGGAATGGCAACCATTGCAGGAAGTGTTTTGGGAAGTTATGTTGCTTTTCTTGGTGGTGCAGATTTAGCCAAACAAGCCGAAGTAGCAGCGCAATTACTTAGTGCATCGATTATGAATGCACCAGCAGGAATTGTATTTGCCAAAATGCTAATTCCAGAAACAAAGCCAGAACTCATTGATTCAGAATTAAAAGTAAATAAAGAAACTCTAGGTGCAAATGTTATTGACGCTTTGGCGATTGGTGCAGGTGATGGACTAAAACTAGCTCTCAATATTGGTGCAATGCTTTTGGCTTTTATTGCTGTTATTGCTCTCTTGAATTATATGCTTGAAGTAGTTGGAGATTATACTACATTAAATGCTATCATTGCAGAAAGCACAGATGGAGTTTTTAATAAGCTTTCTATGGAATATATTTTAGGACAAGTATTTCGTTTGGCAGCCTTTGTTATTGGTGTAGAATGGGCTGATACACTTCAAGTAGGAAGTCTTTTAGGACAAAAAACGGTTATTAACGAATTTGTCGCCTATGTAAGTCTCGCAGACCTTCAAGAAAAAGGACTTATTTCAGCTAAATCAATTACAATTGCTACATTTGCGCTCTGTGGTTTTTCTAATTTTAGTTCAATCGCTATTCAGATTGGAGGAATTGGAGCAATGGCACCTAATCAACAAGCAAATTTATCTCGTTTGGGATTGAAAGCCTTGTTAGCTGCAACACTTGCCTGTATGATGACAGCAACAATTGCAGGAGCTTTATTAGCATAA
- a CDS encoding porin family protein, whose protein sequence is MNLIKISVFAILSFLVTFQATAQIQFGVKAGLNINNIGFISENEDDELDTKMLFRYHVGATANYDINEVLSLQPSLLFSVKGFRVNESAKDDFSESTLKGHGSFYYLEIPINLAYKINNFQIYAGPYAAFGIGGNGKSETTQKINFGGLVSEQTITDKITYKPYYREITQDDDFKDNENPYSGLDYGLNIGVGYKVNNLLFNVGYSYGLGNWLPKAEGNNDYRKDNKIQNRVITLSASYFFGE, encoded by the coding sequence ATGAATTTAATTAAAATTTCTGTATTTGCTATTCTTTCTTTTTTAGTAACTTTTCAAGCAACTGCCCAAATTCAATTTGGAGTTAAGGCAGGCTTAAATATTAACAATATTGGTTTTATCTCTGAAAATGAGGATGATGAATTAGATACAAAAATGTTATTTCGTTATCATGTGGGTGCTACAGCTAACTATGATATAAATGAGGTTTTGAGTTTACAACCTAGTTTATTATTTAGTGTCAAAGGGTTTAGAGTAAATGAATCTGCAAAAGATGATTTTTCTGAGTCTACACTGAAAGGTCATGGTAGTTTTTATTATTTAGAAATTCCTATTAATTTAGCATATAAAATTAATAATTTTCAAATATATGCAGGTCCTTATGCAGCTTTTGGAATAGGAGGAAACGGTAAATCAGAAACTACTCAAAAAATTAATTTTGGTGGGCTTGTTTCAGAACAAACTATAACTGATAAAATTACTTATAAACCTTATTACCGAGAAATTACTCAAGATGATGACTTTAAAGACAATGAAAATCCCTATAGTGGACTTGATTATGGTCTTAATATTGGAGTTGGCTACAAGGTAAATAATCTTTTATTTAATGTAGGATATTCGTATGGGTTAGGAAACTGGCTTCCTAAAGCAGAAGGAAACAATGATTATAGAAAAGACAATAAAATTCAGAATCGTGTAATTACACTTTCAGCTAGTTATTTCTTTGGAGAATAA
- a CDS encoding MXAN_6640 family putative metalloprotease: MNFYSTFKTSQLPIWIFVLGFIGLYSISNSLFSQNNNLAEDIEFSKKWEARLNQALSPNHSHTNRGDKSHRSCLSMVLLEGKQNKHKLTERLQKVLRTHAIRPDLDFSVDSRHFRFHYDKTGSNAVSSTDNNNNDIPDYVEFMASEFESVYKKEIEELGYIAPPSDGDEGGGNGFYDIYIQNLQQGYYGAVNYEQKVGDNPNSSVVETEAATSWMEVRNNYDGFGLQNDALKVTAAHEFFHAIQYGYNSSDSPSYFAFEGSASWMEEEIYPRIDDNFQYLDGVFDAPDVAVNYNEKDANDPDYFDLRINWYGSWIYFQYIGENYGKEVIRTFWENLRSQSELEALNAALITKGTTLNTACEDYFIANIVLSASSVSQPFTYKRAADYINYLRENTDSERVRVEGQLDYSGQSKVWDSKQQGNRRLMRFSADYIELTTQQRDFKVEITTTEGTGSEIGVQFVALKANGEVKVVKDYPSVGEDAKIEVQDVNQNDKMYLIVYRLGKLNDDFTSKQYKLRIANINEPLGIEDNLGENNYFKIASNPISNNLRFIYQLENQNLKDYKVNITDVLGRKMTQNNSIEKTIPTSKWAKGTYFVTLLYNQKPVAVRKIVVQ, translated from the coding sequence ATGAATTTTTACTCTACTTTTAAAACCTCACAACTCCCTATTTGGATATTCGTTTTGGGTTTTATCGGATTATATAGCATTTCAAACTCTTTATTTTCTCAAAACAATAATTTAGCAGAAGATATAGAGTTCTCCAAAAAATGGGAAGCACGACTAAATCAAGCTCTTTCCCCTAATCATTCTCATACCAATAGAGGTGATAAATCTCATCGTTCTTGCTTGTCTATGGTTCTTTTGGAGGGTAAACAAAATAAGCACAAACTCACAGAGCGTCTTCAGAAAGTTTTAAGAACACATGCTATACGTCCAGATCTTGATTTTTCAGTAGATTCACGTCATTTTCGTTTTCATTATGACAAAACAGGAAGCAATGCCGTCTCTTCTACAGATAATAACAATAATGATATTCCAGATTATGTAGAGTTTATGGCTTCTGAATTTGAGAGTGTTTATAAAAAAGAAATAGAAGAACTAGGTTATATAGCTCCTCCAAGTGATGGTGATGAAGGAGGTGGAAATGGTTTTTATGATATTTATATTCAGAATCTACAACAAGGGTATTATGGTGCAGTAAACTATGAGCAAAAAGTGGGAGATAATCCAAATTCCTCTGTAGTAGAAACAGAAGCTGCTACAAGTTGGATGGAAGTGCGTAATAATTATGATGGTTTTGGTTTGCAGAATGATGCACTTAAAGTAACGGCAGCACATGAGTTTTTTCATGCTATTCAGTATGGTTATAACAGTAGTGATTCGCCTTCCTATTTTGCTTTTGAAGGCTCAGCTTCTTGGATGGAAGAAGAAATTTATCCTCGTATAGACGATAATTTTCAATATCTAGATGGCGTTTTTGATGCACCTGATGTAGCTGTAAACTATAATGAAAAAGATGCAAATGACCCAGACTATTTTGATTTGCGAATAAACTGGTATGGCTCGTGGATATATTTCCAATATATAGGAGAAAATTATGGGAAAGAAGTAATCAGAACATTTTGGGAAAATTTGCGTTCTCAGTCAGAGTTAGAAGCTCTTAATGCAGCTCTTATTACAAAAGGAACAACTCTTAATACTGCTTGTGAAGATTATTTCATAGCAAATATTGTTCTGTCTGCCAGTTCTGTTTCTCAACCTTTTACGTATAAGAGAGCTGCTGACTATATCAATTATTTGAGAGAAAATACGGATTCTGAAAGAGTAAGAGTGGAAGGACAACTAGATTATTCAGGACAAAGTAAAGTATGGGATAGTAAGCAACAAGGAAATAGACGATTGATGAGATTTTCAGCCGATTATATAGAACTTACCACACAGCAAAGAGATTTTAAGGTTGAAATAACAACTACTGAAGGAACAGGAAGTGAAATAGGAGTACAGTTTGTGGCTTTGAAAGCAAATGGAGAAGTAAAAGTGGTTAAAGATTATCCTAGTGTAGGAGAAGATGCTAAAATTGAAGTACAAGATGTAAATCAGAATGATAAAATGTATTTGATTGTTTACCGATTAGGAAAATTAAATGATGATTTTACTTCTAAGCAATACAAATTGCGTATAGCAAATATCAATGAACCTTTAGGAATAGAAGATAATTTAGGAGAAAATAATTATTTCAAAATTGCATCAAATCCTATTTCAAATAATTTGCGTTTTATATATCAACTAGAAAATCAAAATCTAAAAGACTATAAAGTAAATATAACTGACGTTTTAGGTAGAAAAATGACTCAAAATAACTCAATTGAGAAGACTATTCCTACTTCAAAATGGGCAAAAGGAACTTATTTTGTTACGCTTTTGTATAATCAGAAGCCTGTTGCTGTTCGTAAAATAGTGGTTCAGTAA
- a CDS encoding Hsp20/alpha crystallin family protein, whose protein sequence is MMTIDKTLTKKLALQSQAENIASGGTVATKMFLSEEENGYLLRLTAASVKPNSYKIEIRQGHLIIMSLVKISEFEGVPRFMQAFPILPHVDSNGIEARYTNGELHIFAPFSEDNDKGENRKIDIDF, encoded by the coding sequence ATGATGACCATAGATAAAACCTTAACCAAAAAACTTGCTTTACAATCACAAGCAGAAAATATAGCTAGTGGAGGAACTGTTGCTACAAAGATGTTTCTTTCAGAAGAAGAAAATGGATATTTACTTCGTTTGACAGCAGCTTCTGTAAAGCCAAATTCATATAAAATAGAAATTCGTCAAGGACATTTAATTATTATGTCTCTAGTCAAAATTAGTGAATTTGAAGGTGTACCTCGTTTTATGCAAGCCTTTCCAATTCTGCCTCATGTAGATTCAAATGGAATTGAGGCTCGTTATACCAACGGAGAACTTCATATTTTTGCTCCTTTTAGTGAAGATAATGATAAAGGAGAAAACAGAAAAATTGACATAGATTTTTGA
- a CDS encoding TraB/GumN family protein yields the protein MPNSSYLIGLLFSILFFFTSTFVKAQLLWEISGNNLKQKSYLFGTVHVGDERVIDYASNVYPYMDNSLTVAGELDLNFMTSILAIGYIMSPSDSTLSKLLTKEEYQEIKPYLAENIGQLAPFLDMVRPIFIMAMLQEKEQEKLTQSAHTTKENATIEKFPALDMYLQNRARKNEQKVIGLETVKEQMTALNSTPINKQARELYNYIVEKNKAKQNINVQDSLNIEIDVAVIEENDTTLVELKNSPNPMETLISLYLSENIELLHNQISGEFEKESYQSLIIRRNIVMVKRMEEQMKKELTKEDKKSKKNIIFAAVGAGHLGGEEGMVNLLKEAGYTLTPIFFNKKEKIKK from the coding sequence ATGCCGAACTCTTCCTATCTAATTGGTTTACTCTTTTCTATCCTATTTTTCTTTACTTCTACATTTGTAAAGGCTCAACTTCTTTGGGAAATAAGTGGAAACAATCTCAAACAAAAATCTTATCTTTTTGGAACTGTGCATGTAGGTGACGAAAGAGTAATTGATTATGCTTCTAATGTTTATCCTTATATGGATAATTCTCTGACAGTAGCTGGCGAGCTAGATTTGAATTTTATGACTTCTATTTTGGCGATTGGTTATATTATGTCACCATCAGATTCGACACTTTCCAAACTACTCACAAAAGAAGAATATCAAGAAATAAAGCCTTATCTAGCAGAAAATATAGGACAATTAGCTCCCTTTTTAGATATGGTTCGTCCTATTTTTATTATGGCAATGTTGCAAGAAAAAGAACAAGAAAAACTTACCCAATCAGCACATACCACTAAAGAAAATGCCACAATAGAGAAATTTCCAGCTTTAGATATGTACCTACAAAACCGAGCAAGGAAAAATGAACAAAAAGTAATTGGATTAGAAACTGTAAAGGAACAAATGACTGCTCTGAACTCTACACCAATCAATAAACAAGCAAGAGAATTATATAATTATATTGTAGAAAAAAATAAAGCAAAGCAGAATATTAATGTTCAAGATTCTCTAAATATAGAAATTGATGTCGCTGTTATAGAAGAAAATGACACCACTTTAGTCGAATTAAAAAACTCTCCTAACCCAATGGAAACCTTAATTTCACTTTATTTGAGTGAAAACATAGAGCTTTTGCACAACCAAATTTCAGGTGAGTTTGAAAAGGAATCTTATCAATCGCTTATTATTAGAAGAAATATTGTGATGGTAAAACGAATGGAAGAACAAATGAAAAAAGAACTAACTAAAGAAGATAAAAAGAGTAAGAAAAATATTATTTTTGCAGCCGTTGGTGCTGGTCATTTGGGAGGTGAAGAAGGAATGGTAAATCTATTGAAAGAAGCTGGATATACACTAACACCAATATTTTTCAATAAAAAGGAAAAAATTAAAAAATAA
- a CDS encoding 7-carboxy-7-deazaguanine synthase QueE, with protein MEAFYTLQGEGVFMGHAAYFIRLGGCDVGCFWCDVKESWDKEAHPQQSITQIVKEASSFPARLVVITGGEPLMHNLDELTAALKQEGFRVHIETSGAHPLSGTLDWITLSPKRFKKPLEDIYQKAHELKMVVYALSDLEWAQEEAEKVSDTCKLLIQPEWSKSSKNLPILIEFVKNNPRWQVSLQTHKFMDIP; from the coding sequence ATGGAAGCATTTTATACCCTTCAAGGCGAAGGTGTTTTTATGGGACATGCAGCTTATTTTATTCGTTTGGGAGGCTGTGATGTAGGTTGTTTTTGGTGTGATGTAAAAGAATCTTGGGACAAAGAAGCACACCCACAACAATCTATTACTCAAATTGTAAAAGAAGCTAGTTCTTTTCCTGCTCGTTTAGTAGTTATTACAGGAGGAGAGCCATTGATGCACAATTTAGATGAACTGACAGCAGCATTAAAACAAGAAGGTTTTAGAGTTCATATTGAAACTTCGGGAGCGCATCCACTTTCAGGAACTCTAGATTGGATTACTCTTTCTCCAAAAAGATTCAAAAAACCGTTAGAGGACATTTATCAGAAAGCACATGAGCTAAAAATGGTGGTGTATGCACTCAGTGATTTGGAATGGGCACAAGAAGAAGCCGAAAAAGTTTCTGATACTTGTAAGTTACTTATTCAACCAGAATGGAGTAAGAGTAGTAAAAACTTACCTATTTTGATAGAATTTGTAAAAAACAATCCTAGGTGGCAAGTATCACTACAAACACATAAGTTTATGGATATTCCTTAA
- the cysD gene encoding sulfate adenylyltransferase subunit CysD: MNYNFSHLDQLEAEAIYIMRETVAQFENIALLFSGGKDSITLLHLARKAFYPAQIPFPLLHIDTGHNFTEAIDFRDYLVKKTNTKLIVRYVQDSINQGKAKEETGYNASRNKLQSITLLDAIEELKLDACFGGGRRDEEKARAKERFFSHRDSFGEWNPKNQRPELWNLFNGKKQYDENFRIFSLSNWTELDVWQYIERENLELPSLYFTHQRECFVRDGVIMGVTDFMELRPEEEKKMMKVRFRTLGDATCTGAIESPASTISEIVTEVAAMRLTERAGRADDLRSEAAMEDRKKEGYF, from the coding sequence ATGAATTATAACTTTTCTCACCTTGACCAACTTGAAGCAGAAGCAATTTATATAATGCGTGAAACAGTTGCTCAATTTGAAAATATAGCATTGCTTTTTTCAGGAGGAAAAGATTCAATTACACTTCTTCATTTAGCTCGTAAAGCATTTTATCCTGCCCAAATTCCATTTCCATTATTGCACATCGATACAGGACATAATTTTACAGAAGCGATTGATTTTAGAGATTATTTAGTCAAGAAAACAAATACTAAACTCATTGTGCGCTATGTTCAAGATTCTATTAATCAAGGAAAAGCAAAAGAAGAAACAGGTTATAATGCAAGTAGAAATAAATTACAGAGTATTACGCTTTTAGATGCCATTGAAGAATTAAAACTTGATGCCTGTTTTGGAGGGGGAAGAAGAGATGAAGAAAAAGCAAGAGCAAAGGAGCGTTTTTTTTCCCATAGAGATAGTTTTGGAGAGTGGAATCCAAAGAATCAACGTCCAGAGTTATGGAATTTATTTAATGGAAAAAAACAATACGATGAGAACTTTAGAATATTTTCTCTTTCCAATTGGACAGAATTAGATGTTTGGCAATATATAGAACGAGAAAATTTAGAACTTCCTTCACTTTATTTTACTCATCAAAGAGAGTGTTTTGTCAGAGATGGTGTAATTATGGGAGTTACAGATTTTATGGAACTTCGCCCAGAGGAAGAAAAGAAAATGATGAAAGTACGTTTTCGCACATTAGGTGATGCTACTTGTACAGGAGCAATAGAATCTCCTGCTTCTACTATTTCTGAAATAGTGACTGAAGTTGCAGCCATGCGTCTGACTGAACGAGCAGGAAGAGCAGATGATTTGCGTTCGGAAGCAGCTATGGAAGATCGTAAAAAAGAAGGGTATTTCTAA
- a CDS encoding ABC transporter ATP-binding protein: MSQSVIRVEDLGKKYIIGNDQQANYQSLRDVITDKVKSVFSKQKQKDDFAEFWALKDVSFDIQQGDRVGIIGRNGAGKSTLLKVLSRITEPTTGSISIKGRIASLLEVGTGFHPELSGRENIFLNGAILGMGRKEIKSKFDEIVDFSEIEKFLDTPVKRYSSGMYVRLAFAVAAHLEPEILIVDEVLAVGDSKFQKKCLGKMGEVSSQGRTILFVSHNTTFVRSLCNKGIWLDKGQIKQTGSTSEVINNYLSSMHDQVFDENSEIHNSLNRRGNGNARFSKIVITDTNNIESPNFLSGQDIKFNFEVKINEPLSLLFASFIFKSPTGEIITNTRKQDVSVFLRPNEKDYTISFSIVLENTPFRAGEYDMYFWLGETPEKFFDVVDAILPPLQISTNKDEDELAYNPAAPYGFFDINAHVIAAN; encoded by the coding sequence ATGAGTCAAAGTGTTATTCGTGTAGAAGATTTAGGAAAAAAATATATCATAGGAAATGACCAACAAGCAAATTATCAGTCTTTACGTGATGTAATTACAGATAAGGTAAAATCTGTTTTTTCTAAACAAAAACAAAAAGATGATTTTGCAGAATTTTGGGCATTAAAAGATGTTAGTTTTGATATACAACAAGGAGATAGAGTAGGAATTATTGGTCGTAATGGGGCTGGGAAATCTACTCTTTTGAAAGTATTGAGCCGTATTACAGAACCAACAACAGGTAGTATTTCTATCAAAGGACGTATAGCCAGTCTTTTGGAAGTAGGAACAGGTTTTCATCCAGAACTCTCTGGTAGAGAAAATATTTTTCTTAATGGGGCTATTTTAGGAATGGGCAGAAAAGAAATTAAATCTAAATTTGATGAAATTGTTGATTTTTCTGAAATAGAAAAGTTTTTAGATACTCCTGTAAAACGCTATTCATCAGGCATGTATGTACGTTTGGCTTTTGCTGTAGCTGCACACTTAGAACCCGAAATTTTGATTGTAGATGAAGTATTGGCAGTAGGAGATAGTAAATTTCAGAAAAAATGTTTGGGCAAAATGGGAGAGGTTTCTAGTCAAGGCAGAACTATTTTATTTGTTAGTCATAACACAACATTTGTTAGAAGTCTTTGTAATAAAGGAATTTGGTTAGATAAAGGACAAATTAAACAGACAGGCTCAACAAGTGAAGTAATCAATAACTATTTATCTTCTATGCACGATCAAGTTTTTGATGAAAATAGTGAAATCCATAATAGTCTGAACAGAAGAGGAAATGGAAATGCTCGTTTTAGTAAAATTGTAATTACTGATACAAACAACATCGAATCACCTAATTTTTTGAGTGGACAGGATATTAAATTTAACTTTGAAGTCAAAATTAATGAACCTTTATCTTTGCTTTTTGCATCTTTTATTTTCAAGTCTCCTACTGGAGAAATTATAACCAATACAAGAAAACAAGATGTTTCTGTCTTTCTTCGTCCAAATGAAAAAGACTATACCATTTCGTTTTCTATTGTACTAGAAAATACACCTTTTCGTGCAGGAGAATACGATATGTATTTTTGGCTAGGAGAAACTCCTGAAAAGTTTTTTGATGTGGTAGATGCTATTTTACCTCCCCTTCAAATTTCTACTAATAAAGATGAAGATGAGTTGGCTTATAATCCAGCAGCTCCATACGGCTTTTTTGACATCAACGCACATGTTATCGCAGCAAACTAA
- a CDS encoding ABC transporter permease, translating into MKKNDSSDYDLFIKAGQTEGNYWKDLWRYRELFYILTWRDLKVRYKQTVLGVAWSVIRPLLTMIIFTIVFSGVAGLPSEGNAPYAVMVYVGLLPWQFFANALSESSNSLVSSANLISKVYFPRLIIPTASIITACVDFLISFVLLLILMAVYQYVPSWKIIFLPLFLLVAFLAAFGVGLLLTAMNVKYRDFRYIIPFIIQFGVYVSPVGFSSNIVYEKLGKKMIEMDLAWLTDYLVTLYALNPMVGVIDGFRWSIIGNAQMNWSMFSVSILMCLLILTYAIYYFRKTEKTFADVI; encoded by the coding sequence GTGAAAAAAAACGACTCCTCAGATTACGATTTATTTATTAAAGCAGGTCAGACAGAAGGGAATTATTGGAAAGATCTTTGGCGATACAGAGAGCTTTTTTATATCCTAACTTGGAGAGATTTAAAGGTTCGTTATAAACAAACTGTTTTGGGTGTTGCTTGGAGTGTGATTCGTCCACTTCTTACTATGATAATATTTACAATTGTTTTTAGTGGTGTGGCTGGTCTTCCTTCTGAGGGAAATGCTCCTTATGCAGTTATGGTTTATGTAGGTCTTTTACCTTGGCAATTTTTTGCTAATGCACTTTCAGAAAGTAGTAATAGTTTGGTTAGTAGTGCTAATCTAATTTCTAAAGTTTATTTTCCTCGCTTGATTATTCCAACAGCCTCCATTATTACAGCTTGTGTAGATTTTCTGATTTCATTTGTTCTTCTACTCATTCTGATGGCTGTTTATCAGTATGTTCCAAGTTGGAAAATCATTTTTCTACCTTTATTTTTACTTGTTGCATTTTTGGCTGCTTTTGGTGTAGGACTTTTACTGACAGCTATGAATGTAAAATACAGAGATTTTAGGTATATTATTCCTTTTATTATTCAGTTTGGAGTTTATGTTTCTCCTGTTGGATTTAGTAGCAATATTGTTTATGAGAAGCTAGGCAAAAAAATGATAGAAATGGATCTGGCTTGGCTAACTGATTATCTGGTTACTCTTTATGCTCTTAATCCAATGGTAGGAGTTATTGATGGTTTTCGTTGGTCTATTATTGGTAATGCTCAGATGAACTGGAGTATGTTTAGTGTTTCTATTCTTATGTGTTTACTTATTTTGACTTATGCAATTTATTATTTCCGAAAAACAGAAAAAACATTTGCAGATGTAATTTAA
- a CDS encoding porin family protein, whose amino-acid sequence MKRSIRAIATAVCAVVLTSGAAFAQDGAGETESKLMVGFKAGFNLADIRIGADTEYWQGQEGAGKNFGPQIHAFGRYNFTKWVGAELELGWTQNAFTTFTDKTTTYRTNNFQANALLNVRIPVLSVYHPRIYIGPSYNYNAYTYSRTTSNVYGYNVDQTYDVTNSFAPHDIGAIVGLGLQFDVKFATLLVDARYRHGFSKSVRRAGDITSVTPLVRQASFSDVAFMVGLGFGL is encoded by the coding sequence TTGAAACGTTCAATCCGTGCTATCGCTACTGCAGTATGTGCAGTTGTATTAACTTCAGGCGCAGCCTTCGCTCAAGACGGAGCTGGCGAAACTGAATCTAAACTTATGGTCGGCTTTAAAGCTGGTTTTAATCTTGCTGATATTCGTATTGGTGCTGATACAGAGTATTGGCAAGGACAAGAGGGAGCTGGAAAAAACTTCGGTCCTCAAATCCATGCATTTGGTCGTTATAACTTTACTAAATGGGTAGGTGCAGAATTGGAATTAGGCTGGACTCAAAATGCCTTCACTACTTTCACTGATAAAACAACTACTTACCGTACAAACAATTTTCAAGCAAATGCTTTATTGAACGTACGTATTCCTGTTCTTTCTGTATATCACCCACGTATTTACATTGGACCTTCTTACAACTACAATGCTTATACATATAGCCGTACAACAAGTAACGTATATGGATACAATGTTGATCAAACATATGATGTAACAAACAGCTTTGCACCTCATGATATTGGTGCGATAGTAGGTTTAGGTTTACAGTTTGATGTAAAATTTGCTACTTTATTAGTTGATGCTCGTTACCGTCACGGATTCTCAAAATCTGTACGTAGAGCAGGTGATATTACTAGTGTTACTCCATTAGTTCGTCAGGCAAGTTTTAGTGATGTTGCTTTTATGGTAGGTTTAGGTTTTGGTCTATAA
- a CDS encoding acyl-CoA reductase — MTLSHRKAALIALGNFIDSLSKEEKQPIFHQAYIHNNWFTPENTEFALASIRSMLTKESLEGWLKDYDTDKLNKIGVDFPAKNIGLIPAGNIPFVGFHDILSVLLSGHKIWIKPSQKDTILIESLIEWAFEVEPKFKDYISLRPNLKGADAYIATGSNNTARYFEYYFGKYPSIIRKNRSSVAIIKGDETGEELERLSIDIFQYFGLGCRNVSKLYVPEGYDFGKLLDTVYLQWNSMKNHNKYANNYDYYKAIYLMEQIHHFDAFNILLTKDTSISSPTGVLYYEVYQEIEEVNQTIREKEEQIQVVASANAWFENSIDFGQAQHPKVSDYADGVDTMDFLIKL, encoded by the coding sequence ATGACACTTTCTCATCGTAAAGCTGCTTTAATCGCACTTGGTAATTTTATAGACTCTCTTTCAAAAGAAGAAAAACAACCTATTTTTCATCAAGCCTATATTCATAATAATTGGTTTACACCTGAAAATACAGAGTTTGCATTAGCTTCTATTCGCAGCATGCTTACAAAAGAAAGTTTAGAGGGTTGGCTCAAAGACTATGATACCGATAAATTAAATAAAATAGGAGTAGATTTTCCTGCAAAAAATATAGGATTAATACCAGCAGGCAACATTCCTTTTGTAGGTTTTCATGATATTCTGTCTGTACTTTTGAGTGGACATAAAATATGGATAAAGCCAAGTCAAAAAGATACAATTCTGATAGAAAGTTTAATAGAATGGGCTTTCGAAGTAGAACCAAAATTTAAAGACTATATTTCTCTTCGTCCAAATCTAAAAGGTGCTGATGCCTACATTGCAACAGGAAGTAATAATACTGCACGTTACTTTGAGTATTATTTTGGAAAATATCCAAGTATTATCCGTAAAAATCGTTCATCGGTTGCTATTATAAAAGGAGATGAAACTGGGGAAGAGTTAGAACGTTTATCAATAGATATCTTTCAATATTTTGGTTTAGGCTGTCGCAATGTATCAAAGTTATATGTGCCAGAAGGGTATGATTTTGGAAAGCTATTAGATACTGTTTATTTACAATGGAATTCTATGAAAAATCACAATAAATATGCTAATAATTATGATTATTACAAGGCTATTTATTTAATGGAACAGATTCATCACTTTGATGCCTTCAATATTCTGCTTACAAAAGATACTTCTATTTCTTCGCCTACTGGAGTTTTGTATTACGAAGTTTATCAAGAAATAGAAGAAGTAAATCAAACCATAAGAGAAAAAGAAGAGCAAATACAGGTAGTGGCTTCTGCAAATGCTTGGTTTGAAAACAGTATTGATTTTGGTCAAGCACAACATCCTAAAGTGTCAGATTATGCTGATGGTGTAGATACAATGGATTTTTTAATAAAATTATAA